A single region of the Gossypium arboreum isolate Shixiya-1 chromosome 12, ASM2569848v2, whole genome shotgun sequence genome encodes:
- the LOC108479057 gene encoding uncharacterized protein LOC108479057 codes for MAIMRCIDVQPSNEMTVDEFKAWLRRFDADHDGRINQEELKEALHSLRVKFGWWKARQGMKEADCNHDGQIENAKEIEKLVNYAQKRLHMKIYQSDW; via the coding sequence ATGGCGATCATGCGGTGTATCGATGTCCAACCAAGCAACGAAATGACGGTGGATGAATTCAAAGCATGGCTACGGCGTTTCGATGCGGATCACGACGGGCGGATCAACCAGGAAGAGCTGAAAGAGGCACTGCATAGCCTGAGAGTTAAGTTTGGATGGTGGAAAGCACGTCAAGGGATGAAAGAAGCGGATTGCAACCATGATGGCCAAATTGAGAACGCCAAGGAGATTGAGAAGCTGGTGAATTATGCTCAGAAACGCTTGCATATGAAAATTTATCAAAGCGATTGGTGA